The Zobellia alginiliquefaciens genome contains a region encoding:
- a CDS encoding 2-hydroxyacid dehydrogenase: MAIVIIRQDDKIGLWKKALLEQQPDLEVYSYQEEHPKEKIEMALVWKHPNGTLAPYPNLKLIASSGAGVDFIFEDGTAPKNLPITRVVDDMLAKDMSEHVLAVIFSHLKNLDRYRINQTKGVWQPLQYHRISDFTVGIMGLGALGKELATDLVKYGFKVQGWANSQKDIDGVQCFVGEGDFQDFLKTSQILVCLLPLTEATSGILNKKLFQQLPKGAFVINVARGGHLVDADLLEMLNNDHLSGAGLDVYHQEPLPKDHPFWNHEKIQMTPHYASVSDTNSVVPQILENYDRLQKGRPLLNEVVMDKGY; this comes from the coding sequence ATGGCAATAGTAATTATTAGACAGGATGATAAAATTGGTCTTTGGAAAAAAGCCCTTTTAGAGCAGCAACCAGATTTGGAAGTGTATAGCTACCAAGAAGAGCATCCCAAGGAAAAAATAGAAATGGCCCTGGTTTGGAAACACCCAAACGGAACTTTGGCGCCTTATCCTAATTTAAAATTAATAGCATCAAGTGGAGCAGGGGTAGACTTTATTTTTGAAGATGGAACAGCCCCTAAAAACCTCCCTATTACTAGAGTTGTAGATGATATGTTGGCCAAAGATATGAGTGAGCATGTTTTGGCTGTCATCTTTAGTCATCTTAAAAATCTAGACCGTTATAGAATCAACCAGACCAAAGGGGTTTGGCAACCTCTACAATACCATCGTATTTCAGATTTTACTGTGGGTATAATGGGGTTGGGAGCACTCGGTAAGGAATTGGCAACAGACTTGGTAAAGTACGGTTTTAAGGTTCAAGGATGGGCAAATTCGCAAAAAGATATTGATGGTGTACAGTGTTTTGTTGGTGAAGGGGACTTTCAGGATTTTCTTAAGACCTCTCAGATTTTAGTATGCCTTTTACCTTTAACGGAAGCTACTTCTGGAATATTAAATAAAAAGCTTTTTCAACAACTGCCAAAAGGGGCCTTTGTAATAAATGTGGCTCGTGGTGGCCATTTAGTTGATGCGGATTTGTTGGAAATGTTGAACAATGATCATTTGTCAGGCGCGGGGTTAGATGTGTATCATCAAGAACCTCTACCTAAAGACCATCCGTTCTGGAACCACGAAAAAATACAGATGACACCTCATTACGCCAGTGTTTCCGATACAAATTCTGTAGTACCTCAAATTTTAGAGAATTATGATAGACTTCAGAAAGGCCGCCCGTTATTGAATGAGGTGGTTATGGATAAGGGATATTAA
- a CDS encoding sigma-70 family RNA polymerase sigma factor: protein MRQLKIIKQVTNRESKSLDKYLQDISKIDLINASEEVELAQRIRAGDQVALEKLTTANLRFVVSVAKQYQNQGLKLPDLINEGNLGLVKAAKRFDETRGFKFISYAVWWIRQSILQALAEQSRVVRLPLNKIGSINKIKKTFSYLEQAHERPPSAEEIAKELEMTVSEVKQSMKNSGRHVSMDAPLREGEDSNLYDVLRSGESPKPDKILMQQSLNTEINRALETLSPREADVVKLYYGIGDQQSMTLAEIGQTFDLTRERVRQIREKAIRKLRHNSRSKLLKTYLG, encoded by the coding sequence ATGAGGCAACTAAAGATTATCAAGCAAGTTACGAATCGTGAATCAAAATCATTGGATAAGTACTTGCAAGATATCAGTAAAATTGATCTTATCAATGCGTCTGAGGAAGTAGAACTCGCACAAAGAATACGAGCTGGGGACCAAGTAGCCCTAGAAAAATTAACTACAGCTAACCTACGCTTTGTGGTCTCCGTGGCCAAACAGTATCAAAATCAAGGGTTGAAGTTACCCGATTTAATTAACGAAGGTAATCTTGGACTTGTAAAAGCCGCTAAACGTTTTGATGAAACACGTGGTTTTAAATTTATATCCTACGCCGTTTGGTGGATCCGTCAATCGATTCTTCAGGCTCTTGCCGAACAATCTCGTGTTGTGCGTCTGCCACTCAACAAAATTGGTTCTATTAATAAAATTAAAAAAACATTTTCTTATTTAGAGCAAGCACATGAAAGACCACCTTCTGCCGAAGAAATAGCCAAAGAGCTAGAAATGACGGTAAGTGAGGTGAAACAATCCATGAAAAACTCCGGAAGACACGTATCTATGGATGCGCCTCTGAGAGAAGGGGAAGACTCCAACCTTTACGATGTACTTCGTAGCGGTGAGTCTCCAAAGCCGGATAAAATTTTAATGCAACAGTCGCTAAATACAGAAATCAACCGTGCTCTAGAAACCTTATCTCCAAGAGAAGCGGACGTGGTTAAATTGTATTACGGAATAGGCGACCAACAATCTATGACCTTGGCCGAAATTGGACAGACATTTGATCTTACCAGAGAGAGAGTTCGTCAAATTCGTGAAAAGGCAATTAGAAAGCTGCGCCACAATTCAAGA
- a CDS encoding DUF6155 family protein: MSKRKLKKYLSEIDKEAIEEQLLDLYDRFPEVKEYYNFIFNPKEDKLVQEAKTKISNEYFPVRRKRPRARRSVAQKFIKHFKKLGVDPHLTADIMLYNLEIAQIFEKDRNIPDSFYKSMMNSFTEAVQFVSVNGLLGEYKERIVKIYTITQEQNWQFGEGFSRALDIID; the protein is encoded by the coding sequence ATGAGCAAGCGAAAGCTGAAAAAATACCTTTCAGAAATTGATAAAGAAGCTATTGAAGAACAGCTTTTAGATCTATATGATCGTTTTCCAGAGGTAAAGGAGTATTATAACTTCATCTTTAACCCAAAAGAAGACAAGCTTGTTCAAGAAGCGAAAACTAAAATTAGCAACGAGTATTTTCCTGTGAGGAGAAAAAGGCCCAGGGCCAGACGGTCCGTGGCGCAAAAGTTCATTAAGCACTTTAAAAAACTAGGGGTAGATCCACATCTTACGGCAGATATTATGTTGTACAACTTAGAGATTGCCCAAATATTTGAAAAAGACCGGAACATACCGGATTCCTTTTATAAAAGTATGATGAATTCATTTACTGAAGCTGTTCAGTTTGTTTCCGTAAATGGCCTGCTGGGAGAATATAAAGAACGTATCGTAAAGATTTATACCATAACACAAGAACAAAATTGGCAATTTGGCGAAGGATTTTCCCGAGCCTTGGATATCATAGATTAA